GAGCTTGGGAGAAGACAATAGACAATGGAAGCAATAGGGAGGAGTTGAAGGAATGAGGGATGGAAAACATGTAGGTGATGCGAGCATGGAGTTTGGAGAATATGAGCTTAGGGTGAAGAAAGAAATTGAGTGGCTAGAGACAGACTCAGGAGCAGGTGATATGTAACCTATAGGGGtgatatagtggttagcactgctgcctcacggctccagggacctgggttcaattcccgatttgggtcactgtggagtttgcacattctccccgtgtctgcgtgggttttcctctgggtgctccggtttcctcccacagtccaaagatgtgttggttaagtggattggccatgccaaattgccccttagtgtcagggggactaactggggtaaatgcattgggttatggggatagggcctgggtgggattgtggtcagtgcagacttgatggcctccttctgcgttgtaggattctatggattctatgtgaTTGCACTTGTGGGTACAgagtagattcaccaggatgttgctagggatggagcatttgagctataaggagagactaaataGATTTGGACTGTCTTAGCAGAGGAGGCTCGGAGGGGAACAATCAGGGGGTTGGTGTATAAAATTGAGGGGTTTGAACAGGTTGAGTAAGGATCAActgttcctcttggttgaggggtcagtcatgagggggcaGTTATGGGGTAAAGGACTGGAGATTGAGGGGGTTTGAAAAaacagtggtgggaatctggaatgcactgcctggcaaggtagtggaggccggaaaccttccaaaaaagtatttggatgagcacttaaaaaTATACCAGTCACAAATTTGGGACAGatacaggaaaatgggattagtgtgcctttagtggtagttaatgACAgtgcagtgcaaacttgatgggctgaagggccttttctgcactgtatgactcagaCACCTGCCAAGAGCAGTGAAATGTGAGGTTTGGAACTGCTCAATGTAACAGAACATGGATAAAGTCCCAGACATAGTAGCGACATTGGGATTAGAACCAAACCACTCAGTCTTTTGAATTTTCTCTCTGATTCAATTAGGTCATGGCTGCTTTGTGCCTCGACTCAATTTCTTTTCCGAAGAAGCTCCGTAATTCCCTTGTTACTTTGAAAAAGTAAATcagtctatctcagtcttaaacagAGTCCCCCAACATCCACGGCCTTTCGCTGAGAGAGAATTCTATATTCGTACGGAGTAACTGAGTTATGAGGATGTGGTCACGCTATGGAATTTGGCTGTTGGGAGGATGTAAATGAACAAAAACCCGGGTAGCAAGTAACTGAGACACTTGCCAGGTTCTGGGAAGAGTGCACTTTTCAGCAAAGACATTACAAGGATATCGCACAAGTTACTGACTTTCAGCAGAGACAGAGGCATTAAAGACAGCAGGCACTAAACCTCAAAGGCTACTGGTCAGGAAACTCAGGTAAGTGTTTTGAGTTTCAGAAATGGAGTAGCTAGGTCTCTGGACACAGGAATAAGCCACAGTTCCCTGGAAAACTCACAAGTAAACATACaagtaagtttttttttctcaaaagttcgttaaattttatttttaacagTGCAGATATACTATTTTCTGAAATGACTTAACTAAAGCATTACTACATTCCCTGGCAGAGGGAGTCTTGATCCACTTCACTAAGTTTAAGGCTTAACACCAAATTTATACAAGTTCAGCACTGGTGTAAAGTACTAACTGCACCCACAATATTCTTCAGTGATTGTGTGCAAGTTTTCAATGCTGTCATTTTTTCTCAGGAACAATGTTCCTGTAGATTATTATTTTAATCTATGGAGACTCCAGGATGATCCTGGTGGGTTGGCCGTGACATTTCTGCTAAATTTATTCTTTAGAATCTAATGCCAGAATTGTACCGCCCTGTTCGATGGAAAGGtccattttatggtttcaggacaaatgtggctggaaaatcctgccctgtgggttttgatttgatttgaaaaaGCACTCTGGTACTTTgctaagcataatcatggaccaatccaatggacgcCCTTGGTCACCAATGACCTCTTTGGGCACGATGTCTGGAGAAAGAAGGGAACTTGTAAAGGTTTGAGGGGAGATTTCATGGAGGTATTCAAATGTGaagcctggacagagtagattgggagaaactgttccaagtGGCGAAAGAATTGAGAACCAGGGGGCGCAGATCTAACCAATTGGCAAAAtaagcaatggagacatgagggGAAACTTTACACACCGCGAGTGGTTGCCATCTGGAATGTATGGCTTgagtgtgtgatggaggcaggatcAAACAAGGTATTCAAGAGGGAAATGGATTATCTGagaaggaaaaatgtgcagggctacaggaAGGAGGCGGGGAATGGAAACAGGTGAATTGCTCCtagggagagctggtgcagacatgatgggctgaatagcctcctgtgcCTGTAACCATTCGGTgaagtcttttaaaaagcgtttagacagttacgtgggtaagatgggtggagggatatgggccaaatgcaggcaattggaactagcttaatggtaaaaattgggcagcatagacaagttgggctgaagggcctgtttccatgctgtaaacctctatgactctgaagtGCACCccctttaaattatttttttcacaGCCACTGAGATCAGACAGTTTACAAGAAACTGGTCAGTAACCCTGACTATGGGATGTGGAAGTAAGGAGGTGGATTGACAGTTAACCTATTGCTCTGAAATTTCTCAACCcaacaacttttaaaaatatatatctggGAAGTTGGCaaggccacatttattgccctttcctGGTTGTCTTCTTGAGGTGTTACCATTGTATAAGgtggaaaaatattttaaatgtgttgaAACTCACTGTTAAACAATAGATTTGCTGTCATCTTATGTTAGTCAGTGGTTCTCAAACTTCCTGGTTGGAAGGAGTCTTTTACAAATGGGTTAGTAATCACCAAGCCCCATCTAAATTATAAAATGCTTTTAAGGAGATGTTTTCTTGCAGATATCAGTGACATGGATGTTCCTGCTTTTTACTGCAGAGTCTGCCTCTCCTTGCACCCCTGGGTGAGACAGCCAGCCCATTCACCATTGCACATACAATGGTCGAACTCTTCTCCCACTCTTCATCTCACATTTCACATTGTTTTGTAGATCTCCATGGATCTGTGGACACTTGTATGAGGACCATaagagacaggagcagaattaggccactcggtccatcaagtctgctctgccattcaatcatggctgatgtttttctcatccccattctcctgccttttcccataacccctgatccccttattgctCAAGAACCACAGTATAGGTATTCCACTGTGTAATTTCCAGGACCATACATTTCAGAAGGTTTAACATTAATTAGAAAATTCTGCTTTTCCACCCATATAAAAGTATTCTACTACAATGTATTACAATATTTTTGTAGATAACTGCATTAACATTTTAGACAAATTCAATATGTGCAAATAAATGGTGTCCATTGGTTGGTTCTCGAGATTAAGAGGGTCGTGGAGATCAGTTTTTATTTCATTCCTTTGTCAGATGGTTGGCTGGGCAGGAGTTGCAGTTCATTCTCTGAGCTACAGCTAGTTGATACTGTCTCTCTACGATAATCTTTGGGACTCTGTGGTTTGGGGATGTCTGTGGGAGTTAATGAAGAGACAGTTGCTTCTTCCCAAGATTTGGGGGCACAGGCTCGAGAAACTCCTGTAGAaaaatgggagtggaaaatcttgCCGTCTGTCATGGTAAAATCACTGTCCAGCTGAGAGTTCCTGGCTTGCAGCTGTGTACAGCAAGAGCCACTTAGTAGGATGAAGAACTCCCTCCTGACACTCCGGTGCATGTAACCGTAGATGTACGGGTGGATGCAGCACTGGCAGTAGAAGAGGATCAGAGCCACTGTGGTGAGCCAGGGTGGCGGGGGCTTGGATCTGCTGATAGTCATGGTGCTCAGGATGCTGTATGGGCCCATGCTGAGGATATAGGAGGACATGATGACAAAGACCACTCGAGCAGCTTTGCAGCGACAATGAAAGCGCCGGTGACGGGCTCTAGCCTCCAAACGGGAAATGGAAGTGTTGGTTGTATCTAGTTGGATGTTGAGTTGGGTTGGGTGAACCAGAGCATTCTGCCTCCGAGCGGCCCTGAAAACCACGCAGTAACAGCCCAGCATGATGGAGACAGGCAGCCAAAAGCTGAAGAGTGTGGTTAGCAGGGTGTAGGAGGGACTGGATGACCAGATGAGACTGCAAAACTTGTGACCATCATAGCCCACCTGTCCCCAGCCATAGAGAGGGGGCGTACTCTGTGCTGTGCCAAGCAGCCATGTAAAAGCAATCAGGTTATTGCCTCTCCTTGGTGTCATTCGGGTGGGATAGGACAGGGGATGGATGATAGCCAAGTATCTATCAATAGAGACCACGACTATGGTATTGACACCAGCAAATGCAAAGAGATGCATTAAGACAACCAGCACCTTGCAAAGGCCTCTGTTCAGTGGTTGGATCCAGGGGATACTGCCCACAATCACCAGCGGCATCACTGTGACCGTTTGCAGCAAGTCAGCCAGCAGGAGGTTAAAAATAAAACGATTAGCCACATGTAGCAACTGAGGTTTCCTCTGAAACACCATCAGCACCATTGTGTTGGCGAAGAGTGAGGTGCAAAGGAAGGTGGAGACCAGAACGATCCTTAGCAAATCGTCTGTGGAGAGGTTCCGCGTTCCAACCCAAAGGGTTGAGTTGGTGATGTTACTATGGAGTGTGAGCCCAGCCATCTCCCCGAGTAACTGGGAACCCGCTGACCCCTCAACCTCAGCCCTTCCACCCTCCTCAATTGGTGCCAGTAACTCTGAGCAGGTCGATGATTCTCAAGCTGTCCTTCCATCTTTGGAATCCTGGCTGGCTCCGAGTCTCTCTCCTCATTTCAGCTCCTCGGGGTTCGTGCTGATCAATTCCAGAGTCACCTGAAATCACATGACATCACATTACCAACTCCTTACTGAGCCAACATCCCTCAGACATCAGCAAATCAGATCCCATCACAGAGCTTGTTACTGACCTCACTCTCGCAAACTGAAGCCACATTTCCACACCATCATGATGAATGTCTgcatccacctctgtaacatagaAAATggatgcagaagtaggccatttggcccttcaaacctgcaccatcattcaatatgatcatggctgatcatgcactttcagtatcccactcccactttctctgcatatcctttgatccctttagccacaaggatcacatccagctccctcttaacATTGCTCAATCCCACCCTGTATCAACTCTTCTGCTGCTTTAACCCTCATTCATGCATTCCTTACCTCGAGACCTGTCAATTACAATGCTCTTTCAGAAttgttacagaaggaggccagttggcccatcatttctgcattggctctccaaatgagcatcatgtcttagtgccattctcctgctttttccccgttccccctgcacattgtttctattcagataatcgtctaatgccctcttgaatgcctcgattgaacctgcctccaccacactcccaggcagaacattccagaccccaaccactcgttgggtgaaaaaggtttttctcacgtcacatttgcttcttttgcaaatcatttaaatctgtgccctctcactcTTGATACTTTtaagagcaggaacagtttctctctactctgtccagccccctcatgattttgaacatctctatcaaatctcctcttagccttcctccaaggagaacagtcccaacctctccaatctatcctcatcactgaagtttctcatccctggaaccattcttgtaaacctcttctgcactctctccaatgtgttcacatccttcctacagtgtggtgcctggaactgtacacaatattccagctggggtctaactagtgtcttgtatcagttcagcataacctccttgctcttgtactctgtgtccctatgaataaagcccaggatattaTATACTtatttaactgctctctccacctgtcctgccatcacaATGATCTCTGCATATATGCATCCAGCTCCCACTgttccctttaagaattttaccccttattttatattgtctctccgtgttctcccttccaaaatgcatcaccttacacttctccgcactgaacttcatctgccacctatctgcccactcccataacttgtctctgtccttttgaagttctacactgttctCCTCACACTTTACAATGCttacaagttttgtatcatctgcaaactttgaaattgatcTAGATCATTGATACATATCAGCAAGagtcccctggggaactccactacaaaccttccaacagcctgaaaaatatccattgactgtTACCCCTTGCTTCTTATTCTTCAGCTCATTTTGTATTCATGTTGTTACTTTCTCTGACTGGTCTGGATACCCTTTGTAAacttgagtacatccaaacttctgctgctTGTATCTTAATTTACACCAAATCCTGTGCTTGTTTACCTATATTGACTTCCAGATAACAACACCTTAATTTTaagattctcatccttgtgtccataagttaaagaaaatgcttaatcatttgtatatcaatagaactgtcatcaacttcaaatgctagaaacaaaagaaatatttatgtTTCATTGGATACGGAGAGagtgcacggctctcacagtcaatgtgagcaatcagtactttgcttgcccttgctttacctgcgaatcacttcagtcatacctgTAGGAAAAGAACTGCATGGAGAGAAACCAGTAGAATGTGGTAACCCTGCGAGTGAGATGCACTAAGggtctacaaaaggtcatgaatgtagcccaatccatcatgcaaaccagcctcccatccattgactctgtctacacttcctgctgcctcggcaaagcagccagcataatcaaggaccccacacaccctggacattctctcttccaccaccatccttcgggaaaaagatacaaaagtctgaggacacgttaaagtttatttatttattagccacaagtaaggccacattaacactgaaatgaagatactgtgaaattcccctagtcaccacagtctggtgcctgttcgggtcaatgcactaccagcacatctttcagactgtgggaggaaaccggagcacccggaggaaactcacgcagacatggggagaacatgcagactccacacagacaatgacccgggctgggaatcaaacccgggtccctggtgctttgaggcagcggtactaaccactgtgttactgtgccgcccaactgacgtaccaaccgactcaagaacagcttcttccctgctgccaccagacttttgaatggacctacctcgcattaagttgatctttctctacataccagctatgactgtaacgctacattctgcaccctctccttcccttctcaataaacggtatgttttgtctgtatagtgtgcaagaaacaatatttttcactgtatactaatacatgtgacaataataaatcaaactaaaTCACTCGGAACTTTGGTGGGCCGCAGGTTGACCCCTGGGCTGCAGGTTGACCCCGAGTGGCAGATTGATTCCTGGCCACAGGTTGACCCCTGGCCACAGGTTGACCCCAGGTGGCAGGTTGACcccgggctgcaggttgccccCAGGCTGCAGGTTGGCCCCGGGCAGCAGGTTGACCCCAGTGGGCAGCAGGTTGACCCAGGGCTGCAAGTTGACCCCAGGCTGCAGATTGACCCCGGGCAGCAGGTTGACCCCAGGCAGCAGGTTGACCCCAGGCAGCAGGTTGACCCCAGGCTGCAGGTTAACCCCAGGCAGCAGATTGACCCCGGGCAGCAGGTTAACCCCAGGCTGCAGGTTGACCCCAGGCTGCAGGTTGACCCCAGGCTGCAGGTTAACCCCAGGCAGCAGGTTGACCCCAGGCTGCAGGTTGACCCCAGGCTGCAGGTTGACCCCGGGAAGCAGGTTGACCCCAGGCTGCAGGTTGACCCCAGGCTGCAGGTTGACCCCAGGTTGCAGGGTGATCCCGGGCAGCAGGTTGACCCCAGGCAGCAGGTTGACCCCAGGCTGCAGGTTGACCCCAGGCTGCAGGTTGACCCAGGCTGCAGGATGACCCCGGGCTGCAGGTTGACCCCGGGCTGCAGGTTGACCCCGGGCTGCAGATTGACCCCGGGCTGCAGGTTGACCCCAGGCAGCAGTTGACCCCAGGCAGCAGGTTGACCCCGGAAAGCAGGTTGACCCCAGGCTGCAGGTTGACCCCGGGCTGCAGGTTGACCCCGGGCAGCAGGTTGACCCCAGGCTGCAGGTTGACCCCGGGCAGCAGGTTGACCCCAGGctgcagtatgtggatggcccgactagagagggggcaaactgTGACCTccacttgggaaataaggaagggcaggtgacagaaatgttagagagggatcactttgggaccagtgaccataattccattcgttttaagatagctatggagaatgatagatctggcccaaaagttaaaatcctaaattggggcaaggccaattttgatggtgtcaggcaggaactttcaaaagttaattgggagagtctgtgggaaggcaaagggacgtctggcaagtgggaggttttcaaaagtgttttaaccagggttcagggtaagcacattgcttagagtgaagggcaaggctggcagaagtagggaaccctggatgactcgggatattgaggtcctagtcaagaagaagaaggaggcacatgacatgcataggcagctgggatcaagtgaatcacttgaagagtatagcgggtgtaggagtagagttaagagataaatcaggagggcaaaaaggggacaagagattgttttggcagataaagcaaaggagaattcaaagagcttctacaaatacataaagagcaaaagagtaacaagggagagagtaggacttcttaaggatcaataaggtcatctatgtgcggatccacaagagatggatgagatcctaaatgaatatttctcatcagtatttactgttgagaaaagcatggatgttagggaacttggggaaataaaaagtgatgtcttgaggaatgttcatattacagagaaagaggtgctggaagtcttaaagcgcatcaaggtagataaatccctgggatgaagtgtatcccaggacattgtgggaggttagggaggaaattgcaagtcccctagcagagatattttaaTCATTGATAGTTatgagtgaggtgcctgaagattggagggtggcaaatatagTGCCTTTgcttaaaaagagctgcagggaaaagctgaggaattacaggccagtgagccccacatctgtggtgggtaagttgttggaaggtattttgagagacaggatctacaggcattcagagacgcaagggacagtcagcatggctttgtgagtggaaaatcatgtctcacaaatttgtttgagtttttgaaggggtaaccaagaaggtagatgagggcagtgcagttgatgttgtctacatggactttagtaaggtctttgacaaggtaccacatggtaggttgttgcataaggttaaatctcatgggatccagggtgaggtatctaaatggatacaaaattggcttcttgacagaagccagaggatggttgtagagggttgtttttcaaactggaggcctgtgaccagcggtgtgcctcagggatcagtgctgggtccactgttattagtcatttatattaatgatttggatgagaatataggaggcatggttagtaagtttgcagatgacaccaagattgatggcattgtggacagtgaaaaaagttatctccaattataacgggatcttgatcaattgggccagtggactgacgaat
The nucleotide sequence above comes from Mustelus asterias chromosome 4, sMusAst1.hap1.1, whole genome shotgun sequence. Encoded proteins:
- the gpr101 gene encoding putative G-protein coupled receptor 101; translated protein: MAGLTLHSNITNSTLWVGTRNLSTDDLLRIVLVSTFLCTSLFANTMVLMVFQRKPQLLHVANRFIFNLLLADLLQTVTVMPLVIVGSIPWIQPLNRGLCKVLVVLMHLFAFAGVNTIVVVSIDRYLAIIHPLSYPTRMTPRRGNNLIAFTWLLGTAQSTPPLYGWGQVGYDGHKFCSLIWSSSPSYTLLTTLFSFWLPVSIMLGCYCVVFRAARRQNALVHPTQLNIQLDTTNTSISRLEARARHRRFHCRCKAARVVFVIMSSYILSMGPYSILSTMTISRSKPPPPWLTTVALILFYCQCCIHPYIYGYMHRSVRREFFILLSGSCCTQLQARNSQLDSDFTMTDGKIFHSHFSTGVSRACAPKSWEEATVSSLTPTDIPKPQSPKDYRRETVSTSCSSENELQLLPSQPSDKGMK